The Thermogemmatispora onikobensis genome window below encodes:
- a CDS encoding lysophospholipid acyltransferase family protein — MSVIYWLARGTSTLAGRTPRPLRHALGAAVGTASYLAWRSKRRVTQRNMAQVLGRSPSDRAVRRLARASWSNYGRYASDFLSFAHLDIEAIERQGRDLTRGASSWREYLQQALRPGRGVILTTAHFGNWDLAGAIIAREVPFSAIAETFADPQLNALVQKQRQDKGIGIIPMERSTRPILRVLQQNQMLAIVIDRPLAESEGVPVKFFGRTTYVPAGAARLAVRTGAAIMSGFVWYGRRGQCYMRAFPPVFPQPEEDREAEVVRLTQSIFDALEEMVRSYPDQWYMFRPFWPTADP, encoded by the coding sequence GTGTCTGTCATCTACTGGCTGGCACGAGGTACAAGTACGCTTGCGGGGCGTACACCCCGGCCCTTGCGCCACGCTCTCGGGGCGGCGGTCGGAACAGCAAGTTATCTGGCCTGGCGCTCCAAGCGCCGGGTGACGCAGCGCAACATGGCTCAGGTCCTGGGTCGTTCTCCCAGCGATCGCGCTGTGCGCCGGCTGGCGCGCGCCTCCTGGAGCAATTACGGGCGCTACGCCTCAGACTTCTTGAGTTTTGCCCACCTCGATATCGAGGCCATCGAACGACAGGGGCGCGACCTGACCCGGGGAGCCTCCTCCTGGCGCGAGTATCTTCAGCAGGCGCTCCGGCCCGGTCGCGGCGTGATTCTCACCACCGCTCATTTTGGCAACTGGGACCTGGCCGGCGCCATCATCGCCCGCGAGGTGCCTTTCTCAGCCATCGCCGAAACCTTCGCCGATCCCCAGCTGAACGCCCTGGTGCAAAAGCAGCGTCAGGACAAAGGAATCGGCATCATTCCAATGGAGCGCTCGACCCGACCAATTTTGCGTGTTCTGCAGCAAAATCAGATGCTGGCCATCGTCATCGATCGCCCCTTAGCGGAGAGCGAGGGCGTGCCAGTGAAATTCTTCGGGCGCACAACGTATGTGCCCGCTGGTGCGGCAAGGCTGGCAGTAAGAACAGGCGCCGCCATCATGTCCGGTTTCGTCTGGTATGGCAGGAGGGGGCAGTGCTACATGCGCGCTTTTCCCCCTGTCTTTCCCCAACCCGAAGAGGATCGCGAGGCCGAAGTCGTGCGCCTGACCCAGTCTATCTTTGATGCGCTAGAGGAGATGGTCCGTAGCTATCCCGATCAGTGGTACATGTTTCGCCCATTCTGGCCGACTGCTGATCCCTAG
- a CDS encoding ArsR/SmtB family transcription factor: protein MDRSNDWRELKTMMKALADVVRLTIIYHLARKPEMTVTALTDALEISQPLVSWHLRKLQRAGLTRMRRAGRQVYCSLDKERFQYCLQRLQQLVDPGFVLATLPVGSLPKMEAAAEVNLEE, encoded by the coding sequence TTGGACAGATCGAATGACTGGCGTGAACTGAAAACGATGATGAAAGCGCTGGCAGACGTTGTGCGCCTGACCATCATTTACCATCTGGCGCGGAAGCCGGAAATGACGGTCACAGCGCTCACAGACGCCCTGGAAATCAGCCAACCGCTGGTTTCCTGGCATCTACGGAAGCTGCAGCGCGCTGGACTGACGCGCATGCGTCGCGCCGGACGTCAGGTCTACTGTTCACTGGATAAAGAGCGCTTTCAGTATTGCCTGCAGCGGCTACAGCAACTGGTCGATCCCGGGTTCGTGCTGGCAACGCTGCCCGTCGGGAGTCTGCCCAAGATGGAGGCGGCGGCTGAAGTCAACCTGGAGGAGTAA
- a CDS encoding glucosaminidase domain-containing protein, which produces MMKSKLITQTVQPALPLPHLRRSLQAMLISLVLLLVGALVLTWQITNGSTGSQASGASVLGPPTLPAETVNTILASTPMADTGEVVEQAARQTNIDDAFALAVWYVETNQGAAGVGLGDRNPGGVRASASYPSDAGGYTIYPSYAAAIQDWFSIVQQRYIARGLTTVYLIAGPYVGTSSSGSWAAKVMNLMTIYRNQAPPPTPTPTPTPATLKYKIASTLQHKSEQQARTEQEDGQPQPALSSSASPVTTATSPAGVAGKPGKQNFALIAFGLISALALALGAAWLRRRQRFLVTPLSAAPAGAGAEPEPVTDTLVLSAAVPVQTASDTSPASLVGSLSGRDTDALSLWSLSARSETQETALTAGSQTWPWPDSFSHLPERQPVPAGAAPSLATVRPAPVAAPLLVGRSTGPGSGLLSRYGSGHQLPSNPLAAPPESS; this is translated from the coding sequence ATGATGAAGAGCAAGCTGATCACTCAGACTGTTCAGCCGGCGTTGCCGCTGCCACACCTCCGGCGTTCGCTGCAGGCCATGCTGATCAGCCTGGTGCTGCTACTCGTCGGGGCGCTGGTTCTGACGTGGCAAATCACGAACGGCAGCACCGGAAGCCAGGCCAGCGGCGCCAGCGTGCTGGGACCGCCAACACTGCCAGCAGAGACCGTCAATACTATTCTGGCATCAACCCCTATGGCTGACACCGGTGAGGTGGTTGAGCAGGCGGCCCGCCAGACCAATATCGATGATGCCTTTGCTCTGGCCGTCTGGTACGTCGAAACCAACCAGGGAGCGGCAGGGGTTGGCCTGGGCGACCGCAATCCGGGGGGCGTCCGCGCCAGTGCCAGCTATCCCAGCGATGCCGGCGGCTATACTATCTATCCCTCTTATGCCGCGGCCATCCAGGACTGGTTTTCTATCGTCCAGCAGCGCTATATTGCTCGCGGGCTGACGACCGTTTATCTGATCGCAGGCCCTTATGTTGGAACCTCTAGCTCCGGTTCGTGGGCTGCCAAGGTCATGAATCTGATGACCATCTATCGCAATCAGGCCCCGCCTCCAACGCCAACGCCAACCCCAACGCCGGCAACGCTGAAATATAAGATCGCCTCCACTCTGCAGCACAAAAGCGAGCAGCAGGCCCGTACCGAGCAAGAGGATGGCCAGCCTCAGCCGGCGCTCTCTTCTTCCGCCTCTCCTGTGACCACAGCGACCTCCCCCGCAGGCGTAGCGGGCAAGCCGGGTAAACAGAACTTTGCCCTGATAGCCTTCGGCCTGATCTCCGCGCTTGCCCTGGCTCTGGGGGCTGCCTGGCTGCGTCGCCGCCAGCGCTTCCTGGTTACGCCGCTGAGCGCCGCACCGGCAGGAGCGGGAGCAGAGCCAGAACCGGTCACCGATACCCTGGTGCTCTCCGCCGCCGTGCCCGTCCAGACTGCCTCAGACACATCCCCCGCCAGTCTGGTTGGTTCCCTCTCTGGCCGCGATACGGACGCTTTGTCACTCTGGAGCCTGTCAGCCAGATCCGAAACCCAGGAGACGGCCTTGACCGCTGGCAGCCAGACCTGGCCCTGGCCTGACTCCTTCTCCCACCTGCCAGAGCGGCAGCCCGTTCCCGCAGGTGCGGCACCCTCGCTTGCTACCGTCCGGCCAGCTCCAGTCGCTGCTCCTTTGCTCGTCGGACGAAGCACAGGCCCGGGCAGCGGCCTCTTGAGCCGTTATGGCTCAGGCCACCAGCTGCCCTCTAACCCGCTGGCAGCTCCCCCCGAGTCGAGTTGA
- a CDS encoding serine/threonine protein kinase, translating to MSVRRDRGFTISPISPQNDQGNAQTGRLGRNTLLHKRYIILRVIGQGGMGAVYQARDTKRGEICAVKEMSLSSVPPSEQGKALENFLAEATILSRLSHPNLPAFTDFFSEGERHFLVMEYIDGKTLEELLEENGGPFSERRVLGWARQICDVLEYLHGQQPPVIFRDLKPGNIMLRRDGRIKLIDFGIARLVRRSSSQDTQLLGTPGFAPPEQYGSAQTDQRSDIYSLAVTLFQLLTGTLPEKGFGLPDARTLNPAISPTVARALEKAASLDPNDRYPSVAVFRRALFRVGTLPFENGQEATTPEELAELCARFPEEGADYLFSGEIESWLEEIGESDLARKVRRLRTTTGDPELGVERLIQLIMGPDAHLRTKAQRSVNATASAASEAARGRAPARPRKAPLMIVRPATIHFGQVYPGLSAPMLLTITGNQGSIVQGTIQPVEPWIIVDQTRFDGMSTLVRVRVDSSQLAGSQRYSGTIVITPLGETAGKPVEVKVEVEVMDYTATGPITASGTRAGSGPVSSGSVGTGAGQRLLPPSQRSGSMAPALPAYINPQDEAYKAKYGQPGGWDPLRASPAERRRLYWLQVFAAALLSPSLFYELYSQLPFFSHAPLPPDPAFLPVLLAMLPLAPLGALLLNADHGWQLPVLLNRFCTGLATTLAALGLLEPAWHSGFQDGASPLHALTLLILAALAGTLGSSQFISSRLLAGATWAMKRFRLPTLALLMVTGVSLGLSLALGTSLSLLTPLAVAAGAAVALALIFRIDRLIGHP from the coding sequence ATGTCCGTGAGGAGAGACAGGGGGTTCACCATCAGTCCCATCAGTCCACAAAACGATCAGGGAAATGCCCAGACGGGACGCCTGGGACGCAATACTCTGCTCCACAAGCGCTACATCATCTTGCGGGTGATCGGCCAGGGGGGCATGGGAGCAGTCTATCAGGCGCGCGATACGAAGCGGGGCGAGATCTGCGCGGTGAAGGAGATGAGTCTCTCTTCCGTGCCACCTAGCGAACAGGGCAAGGCACTGGAGAATTTTCTGGCCGAGGCGACTATTTTGTCGCGACTCAGCCACCCCAACCTTCCCGCCTTTACCGACTTCTTCAGCGAGGGTGAGCGCCATTTCCTGGTGATGGAGTATATCGATGGGAAGACGCTGGAAGAGCTGCTGGAGGAGAATGGCGGGCCCTTCTCTGAGCGGCGCGTGCTGGGCTGGGCCCGGCAGATCTGCGACGTCCTGGAGTATTTACATGGCCAGCAGCCGCCGGTGATTTTCCGCGATCTCAAGCCAGGCAATATTATGCTGCGTCGGGATGGACGCATCAAGTTGATCGATTTCGGTATTGCCCGGCTGGTGCGTCGCTCTTCTTCACAGGACACTCAGCTGCTGGGCACTCCTGGTTTTGCTCCTCCAGAGCAGTATGGCAGCGCTCAAACAGATCAGCGCTCTGACATCTACTCGTTGGCGGTGACGCTCTTTCAGCTTTTGACAGGGACGCTGCCAGAGAAGGGCTTTGGCCTGCCAGATGCGCGTACGCTGAATCCTGCAATCTCGCCAACGGTGGCGCGGGCTTTGGAGAAAGCAGCCTCTCTTGATCCCAATGACCGCTATCCAAGTGTGGCCGTGTTCCGTCGGGCGCTCTTCCGCGTGGGAACACTCCCGTTCGAGAACGGGCAGGAGGCCACAACACCAGAAGAGCTGGCCGAGTTGTGTGCCCGCTTCCCCGAGGAGGGGGCTGACTACCTGTTCAGCGGGGAGATCGAGTCGTGGCTGGAGGAGATCGGCGAGAGCGATCTGGCGCGCAAGGTGCGCCGCTTACGGACGACGACCGGCGATCCTGAGCTGGGCGTTGAACGACTGATCCAACTGATTATGGGGCCAGACGCTCACCTGCGCACGAAAGCGCAGAGGTCCGTCAATGCTACAGCTTCCGCGGCCTCTGAGGCGGCTCGAGGGCGCGCCCCTGCCCGCCCTCGCAAGGCACCGCTGATGATTGTGCGCCCGGCCACGATTCATTTTGGCCAGGTCTACCCGGGCCTGTCAGCCCCTATGTTGCTCACGATCACAGGGAATCAGGGTTCGATTGTTCAGGGCACCATTCAGCCTGTGGAGCCGTGGATTATTGTGGATCAGACCCGCTTCGATGGGATGAGCACGCTGGTGCGTGTGCGCGTGGATAGCAGCCAGCTTGCAGGCTCGCAGCGCTATAGCGGCACTATCGTGATTACGCCCCTCGGCGAGACCGCGGGGAAGCCGGTGGAGGTGAAAGTGGAGGTGGAGGTGATGGACTATACCGCCACGGGACCGATAACGGCTAGCGGGACAAGAGCAGGCAGCGGCCCGGTCTCTTCTGGTAGCGTTGGCACCGGCGCCGGTCAACGCTTGCTGCCTCCCAGCCAGCGCTCTGGCTCGATGGCTCCAGCGCTGCCCGCCTATATCAATCCCCAGGATGAGGCCTATAAGGCGAAGTATGGCCAACCAGGCGGCTGGGACCCGCTACGGGCAAGTCCCGCTGAGCGCCGCCGGCTCTATTGGCTCCAGGTCTTTGCTGCGGCTTTACTTAGCCCCTCTCTGTTTTATGAGTTATATTCGCAGTTGCCTTTCTTTTCACATGCGCCCTTACCACCCGATCCAGCCTTTCTACCGGTGCTGCTGGCGATGCTTCCACTGGCTCCACTGGGAGCCTTGTTGCTGAATGCCGATCACGGCTGGCAGCTTCCTGTGTTACTGAACCGTTTCTGTACGGGGCTGGCCACCACCCTGGCGGCCCTCGGCCTGCTGGAACCCGCCTGGCACAGCGGATTTCAGGATGGGGCGTCTCCGCTCCATGCCTTGACATTGCTCATTCTGGCCGCCCTGGCCGGCACTCTGGGCAGTAGTCAGTTCATCAGCAGTCGCTTGCTGGCCGGAGCGACCTGGGCGATGAAGCGCTTCCGCTTGCCGACCCTGGCCCTGTTGATGGTTACCGGGGTTAGCCTTGGTCTGAGTCTGGCTCTGGGGACCAGCCTGAGTCTGCTGACGCCGCTGGCCGTGGCTGCGGGGGCTGCTGTGGCGTTAGCGTTAATCTTCCGTATCGATCGACTGATTGGGCATCCATAG
- the miaA gene encoding tRNA (adenosine(37)-N6)-dimethylallyltransferase MiaA, which produces MRKGKVVVVLGPTASGKSALGIQLAQRFNGEIVSADSRQVYRGLDLGTAKVTPEERALVPHHLLDVADPGEVYSAARFREEALAAIEAIVSRGRLPLLVGGSPHYIQLVVDNVQVPQVPPDMELRRQLEQRPLAELVAELERRDPRAAAHIDRRNPRRVIRALEVCLLTGRPFSEQQGAPAPLYESLLLGIHWPRAELYRRIDQRLDERLRQGMVDEVRRLLAQGISHERLEALGLEYRFISRLLRGEYANEAEMAEQLKGAIHDFARRQLSWFRRDQRILWLEGPDLARAEAEVERFLGGS; this is translated from the coding sequence GTGCGGAAAGGGAAGGTGGTTGTGGTCCTGGGGCCGACCGCTTCGGGCAAGAGTGCCCTTGGCATCCAGCTCGCTCAGCGCTTCAACGGTGAAATCGTCTCTGCCGATTCGCGCCAGGTTTACCGTGGTTTGGATCTTGGCACGGCCAAGGTAACTCCAGAGGAGCGGGCGCTGGTTCCTCACCACTTGCTTGATGTGGCCGATCCGGGCGAGGTTTACAGCGCAGCTCGCTTTCGGGAGGAGGCCCTGGCAGCGATTGAGGCCATCGTAAGTCGTGGGAGACTGCCTCTGCTGGTCGGTGGTTCTCCGCACTATATTCAGCTGGTAGTAGACAACGTGCAGGTCCCCCAGGTGCCTCCCGACATGGAGCTGCGCCGGCAGCTTGAGCAGCGTCCACTTGCAGAATTGGTCGCTGAGCTGGAGAGACGTGATCCGAGGGCCGCGGCCCATATCGACCGTCGCAATCCGCGACGAGTGATTCGCGCCCTGGAGGTCTGCCTTCTGACCGGCAGGCCCTTCTCCGAGCAGCAGGGGGCGCCTGCTCCCCTTTACGAGAGCCTTCTCTTGGGCATTCATTGGCCGCGGGCGGAGCTGTATCGTCGCATCGATCAGCGTCTCGATGAGCGTCTGCGCCAGGGTATGGTCGATGAGGTGCGTCGCTTGCTGGCTCAGGGGATCAGTCACGAGCGTCTGGAAGCCCTGGGGTTAGAGTACCGTTTTATCAGTCGCTTATTGCGTGGCGAATATGCGAACGAGGCGGAGATGGCAGAACAGCTGAAGGGCGCGATCCATGATTTTGCTCGCCGTCAGCTGAGCTGGTTTCGCCGTGATCAGCGCATTCTCTGGCTGGAAGGTCCTGACCTGGCGCGAGCCGAGGCTGAAGTGGAGCGCTTTCTCGGGGGGTCGTAA
- a CDS encoding AAA family ATPase, whose product MVAKGRVAASMLASLLDSLETTAESARISREECERSEAEMIILKHLTVERFRLLREIDLHFPQRGSILIQGPNEAGKSTLFECIYFALFGEPLTTHREKRALDDLIMYGETEASVKLTLSVGATELAITRTIERGSGQRVSLVVRRLGMPESEPITQLRAANERIIAELGRLDGETLRNSCLIEQKGLQRLEQISGHERELALRRLLGLEKLTRLAEQFRLTPEDEEQLRECSARLRLAELQARIPELSARLGQVEEALDAVTVNEYLAEIEQQEAEIAEQESNLSTIQQKRSELKSRQARVQQLKKAETILAELITAYDEMAEARRELPELDRQIADLELREREELPALEKRVRELEDLSRSFGTLERMATDLLATVSTIKELEQEAQERTTFEESLEQLETQISRAQARLDQARLTRSELEERRRAGRPSLEERLRRLRHLASRLETLRQAEERYAQRLAAREQAEQLENRIEDARRRLREAEQQQARSEQEVRQTEQQVVTYEERWRRQNLARQLEEWLRLRDKLRGLTEAERQVRAAYQQHERCHQEVAAALSVMRHLLAFLIVAGIGFGIAALLSFIWALSQLLVPAVIGIVLAAACVAAFVVIFIRYSRARVSVQQALQREQDALNHVRAMVAAREAAARANGGQEALARVEEEIRALGAEVPASPDEARRLIEQAQAERSSLNEQQALAEARERLATLRAQVTQSAETVTALRKQVSELEEEARAKDLDDIHSKLRSDLVAVDQARHELATLMGQEGLPIPTFEANVFNSPAKHAELKAIIEGALKTAELEIAALDGKIDAITELQEQIKSCEQELEGLQTRKQVLLGRLERFQTGDPLQQLARAREQQAALREALQKLTDSLRQRVKPLGLQFGQAQVSSAESAARRELEALHITLGRRIELQGRREHYAALLKERQQSLSGYYQQLAKFSTVLGSWIIPPNPFAETLNGLRARCQQELQAASEESILQELEQLQMQEGASRAKIELCRQEIEEIHERIRSLLELRGRPAPQGYQREEIVAVWPLVGEYGVAGRQRLEEEREQLEQELQLREKEELELSQQLGTGGERLDLEQTRKRMEQQERSYQTKKRGSMLIAAAIERLMRKMVPRTEYYMQQILPLLTSGRYHDVQLVTEPEEGSASGGPLRWRVWDSAAGEYIPREALSSGAADQISFALRLAFAIAALPRELNAAPGFLLLDEPLSSFDQRRTQAVVEVVTGEMLGQHFEQVFFISHSGAFDPAQFPYYLLIDGGQVVESNLPVVTPRSSLNGNGSRPSSEEGPETSSEATSIVA is encoded by the coding sequence GTGGTAGCGAAAGGGCGGGTCGCGGCGAGCATGCTGGCCTCTCTGCTCGACTCTCTTGAAACAACGGCGGAGAGCGCTCGCATCTCCCGAGAGGAGTGTGAACGGAGTGAAGCAGAAATGATTATTCTGAAACATCTGACAGTCGAGCGTTTCAGGCTCTTGCGAGAAATAGATCTGCACTTTCCCCAGCGCGGAAGTATCCTGATCCAGGGGCCGAACGAGGCTGGTAAGTCAACCCTCTTTGAATGTATCTACTTTGCTCTCTTTGGCGAGCCACTCACTACGCATCGGGAGAAACGGGCGCTGGACGATCTGATTATGTACGGAGAGACCGAGGCTTCCGTCAAGCTGACCCTCTCCGTGGGCGCCACTGAACTGGCTATTACGCGCACGATTGAGCGCGGCAGCGGCCAGCGCGTCTCGCTTGTGGTCCGCCGCCTCGGCATGCCCGAGAGCGAGCCAATCACTCAGTTGCGTGCCGCTAATGAGCGCATCATTGCTGAGTTGGGGCGCCTCGATGGCGAGACGCTGCGTAATTCTTGCCTGATCGAGCAGAAGGGCCTCCAACGTCTTGAGCAGATCAGTGGCCATGAACGCGAGCTTGCTCTGCGCCGCCTCTTGGGTCTGGAGAAGCTGACGCGCCTGGCTGAGCAGTTTCGCCTGACCCCCGAGGATGAGGAGCAGCTGCGCGAGTGCTCTGCTCGCTTGCGGCTGGCCGAGCTGCAGGCTCGCATTCCTGAGCTAAGCGCCAGGCTGGGCCAGGTCGAGGAGGCCCTGGATGCTGTGACCGTCAATGAGTATCTGGCCGAGATCGAGCAGCAAGAGGCGGAGATTGCTGAGCAGGAGAGCAATCTCTCAACTATCCAGCAGAAGCGTTCCGAGCTGAAGAGCCGCCAGGCTCGCGTGCAGCAGCTGAAGAAGGCTGAGACGATCCTCGCTGAGCTGATTACTGCCTACGATGAGATGGCTGAGGCCCGCCGCGAGTTGCCAGAGCTGGACCGCCAGATCGCCGATCTGGAGCTGCGCGAGCGCGAGGAGCTGCCGGCTTTGGAGAAGCGGGTGCGCGAGCTTGAAGATCTCTCGCGCTCCTTCGGTACTCTGGAGCGCATGGCTACCGACCTCCTGGCTACGGTCAGTACCATTAAGGAACTGGAGCAGGAGGCTCAGGAGCGCACGACCTTTGAGGAGAGCCTTGAACAGCTAGAGACACAGATCAGTCGCGCTCAGGCACGCCTCGATCAGGCCCGGTTGACTCGCAGCGAGCTGGAAGAGCGCCGCCGGGCCGGACGGCCCTCCCTGGAGGAGCGGCTGCGGCGCCTGCGTCATTTGGCCTCCCGTTTAGAGACGCTGCGTCAGGCTGAGGAGCGCTATGCCCAGCGCCTGGCGGCGCGTGAGCAGGCTGAGCAGCTGGAAAACCGCATTGAGGATGCACGCCGCCGCCTGCGCGAGGCTGAGCAGCAACAGGCTCGCTCTGAGCAGGAGGTGCGCCAGACCGAGCAGCAGGTCGTGACCTATGAGGAGCGCTGGCGTCGTCAGAATCTGGCGCGCCAGCTAGAGGAGTGGCTGCGCCTGCGCGATAAGTTGCGCGGCTTGACAGAGGCGGAGCGACAGGTTCGTGCCGCCTATCAACAACACGAGCGCTGCCATCAGGAGGTTGCCGCCGCTCTCAGCGTGATGCGCCACTTGCTCGCCTTTCTCATTGTGGCCGGCATCGGCTTCGGGATCGCTGCTCTCCTGAGCTTCATCTGGGCGCTCTCGCAGCTCCTGGTCCCGGCGGTCATCGGCATTGTGCTGGCGGCTGCCTGCGTTGCCGCTTTCGTCGTCATCTTTATCCGCTATAGTCGCGCACGGGTCTCCGTCCAGCAGGCCCTACAGCGCGAGCAGGACGCTCTCAATCATGTCCGGGCAATGGTGGCTGCTCGTGAGGCGGCGGCCCGGGCCAATGGTGGTCAAGAGGCCCTGGCTCGCGTCGAAGAAGAGATTCGCGCTCTCGGGGCCGAGGTCCCGGCTTCGCCTGATGAGGCCCGGCGCCTGATTGAGCAGGCCCAGGCCGAGCGCTCTTCTCTCAATGAGCAGCAGGCCCTGGCTGAAGCTCGTGAGCGCCTGGCTACTCTGCGTGCTCAGGTGACTCAGAGTGCCGAGACGGTCACCGCTCTGCGCAAGCAGGTGAGCGAGCTGGAGGAGGAGGCACGCGCGAAAGATTTGGATGATATCCACAGCAAGCTCCGTAGCGATCTGGTGGCCGTGGATCAGGCTCGCCATGAGCTGGCGACTTTGATGGGTCAAGAGGGCCTACCAATTCCGACCTTCGAGGCCAATGTTTTCAATTCCCCCGCGAAACATGCCGAGCTAAAAGCCATCATTGAGGGGGCGCTCAAAACTGCTGAGCTGGAGATCGCCGCCCTCGACGGCAAAATCGATGCGATCACCGAGCTGCAGGAGCAGATCAAGAGCTGTGAGCAGGAGCTGGAAGGTCTCCAGACCCGCAAACAGGTGCTCCTTGGGCGCCTCGAACGCTTTCAGACAGGCGATCCCCTCCAACAGCTGGCTCGCGCCCGCGAGCAACAGGCCGCTCTCAGGGAGGCCTTGCAGAAACTGACAGATTCCTTGCGCCAGCGCGTCAAGCCCCTCGGCCTGCAGTTCGGTCAGGCCCAGGTCAGCAGTGCAGAGAGCGCGGCGCGCCGCGAGCTGGAGGCACTCCATATTACGCTCGGGCGCCGCATCGAACTGCAGGGGCGCCGCGAGCACTACGCTGCCCTCCTCAAAGAGCGTCAGCAGTCTCTCTCTGGCTACTATCAGCAGCTGGCAAAGTTCAGCACAGTGCTCGGTAGCTGGATTATCCCGCCCAATCCCTTTGCCGAGACCCTCAACGGCCTCCGCGCTCGCTGTCAGCAGGAATTGCAGGCTGCCAGCGAAGAAAGCATTCTGCAGGAGCTGGAGCAGTTGCAGATGCAAGAGGGCGCTTCGCGGGCCAAGATCGAGTTGTGTCGGCAGGAAATCGAGGAAATCCACGAGCGGATTCGTTCCCTGCTTGAGCTGCGTGGGCGCCCCGCTCCCCAGGGCTACCAGCGCGAAGAAATTGTGGCCGTCTGGCCTCTCGTTGGCGAGTATGGCGTCGCCGGTCGTCAGCGCTTAGAGGAAGAGCGCGAGCAGCTGGAACAAGAGCTCCAGCTGCGTGAGAAGGAGGAGCTGGAGCTGAGCCAGCAGCTGGGAACCGGCGGCGAACGGCTCGATCTGGAGCAGACTCGCAAGCGCATGGAGCAGCAGGAACGCAGCTATCAAACCAAGAAGCGTGGCAGTATGCTGATCGCGGCGGCCATCGAACGCCTGATGCGCAAGATGGTCCCGCGCACCGAATACTACATGCAGCAGATTCTGCCGCTCTTGACCAGTGGCCGTTATCACGATGTGCAACTGGTGACCGAGCCAGAGGAGGGCAGCGCCAGCGGCGGACCGCTGCGCTGGCGAGTCTGGGATTCGGCGGCTGGCGAGTATATCCCGCGTGAAGCGCTCTCCAGTGGGGCGGCAGATCAGATTTCCTTCGCCCTGCGTCTGGCCTTTGCCATCGCGGCCCTGCCTCGCGAGCTCAATGCCGCTCCAGGCTTTTTGCTCCTCGACGAGCCGCTAAGCTCCTTCGATCAGCGGCGCACACAGGCTGTGGTCGAAGTAGTGACCGGTGAGATGCTGGGTCAGCACTTCGAGCAGGTCTTCTTTATCTCGCACAGCGGTGCTTTTGATCCCGCTCAGTTCCCCTACTATCTCTTGATCGATGGGGGACAGGTGGTCGAGAGCAATCTGCCTGTGGTGACGCCGCGCAGCTCGCTCAATGGCAATGGCAGCCGCCCCTCGTCAGAGGAAGGACCCGAAACCAGTTCGGAAGCAACCTCGATCGTCGCCTAG